A window of Rhodothermus sp. contains these coding sequences:
- a CDS encoding YafY family protein, with product MKLAERTRNRTERLFALILLLQTRPGLTARQLAEHFGVSRRTIFRDLRALSEANVPLTYAEGGGYEILEGYQLPPLMFTAREAATLLIGTAFMKRQPDASLRADADAVALKIRSVLPQSIREYIERLQERIVIDPYWLQTMQGSDEEAGYWYELSEAIAHQQSVHLEYYVPSRDELTRRKVDPLGLVYYTDHWNLIAYDHLRKDIRNFRLDRIQRLTVLRERFVPPRDFDLNAYLEAQGAPREAHRIRLRFARPTYRWARRSIPARIESEQETPEGVEVTFAFENLTYLARWLLRYGTEVEVLEPEALRAQLRAQARAILTRYEAAAQETGASTG from the coding sequence ATGAAGCTGGCCGAACGCACCCGCAACCGTACGGAACGCCTCTTCGCACTGATCCTGCTGTTGCAGACGCGACCCGGCCTTACCGCCCGGCAGCTGGCCGAACACTTCGGCGTGAGCCGCCGCACCATCTTCCGGGACCTGCGGGCGCTCAGCGAGGCAAACGTGCCGCTGACCTATGCCGAAGGAGGCGGCTACGAGATCCTTGAAGGCTATCAGCTACCACCACTCATGTTTACCGCCCGCGAAGCGGCTACGCTCCTGATCGGCACCGCTTTCATGAAACGCCAGCCGGATGCTTCGCTCCGGGCCGACGCCGATGCCGTGGCGCTTAAGATCCGTTCCGTATTGCCGCAATCCATCCGAGAATATATCGAACGGCTGCAGGAGCGCATCGTAATCGATCCCTACTGGTTGCAGACCATGCAGGGATCGGATGAAGAGGCCGGCTACTGGTACGAACTCAGCGAGGCCATTGCTCATCAGCAGTCCGTCCACCTGGAATACTATGTGCCCAGCCGGGATGAGCTGACGCGACGCAAGGTGGACCCCCTGGGGCTGGTTTACTATACGGACCACTGGAACCTGATCGCCTACGATCATCTCCGAAAGGACATCCGGAACTTCCGGCTGGATCGTATCCAGCGTCTGACCGTGCTGCGTGAGCGGTTCGTGCCACCACGTGACTTTGACCTGAATGCCTATCTGGAGGCGCAGGGGGCCCCGAGAGAGGCGCACCGCATTCGCCTGCGTTTTGCGCGGCCTACCTATCGCTGGGCACGGCGCAGCATTCCAGCCCGTATCGAATCAGAGCAGGAAACGCCTGAAGGGGTCGAGGTGACGTTCGCTTTTGAAAACCTGACGTACCTGGCACGGTGGCTGTTGCGCTACGGGACGGAGGTGGAAGTGCTGGAGCCCGAGGCATTGCGGGCACAACTCCGGGCACAGGCACGGGCCATACTGACCCGCTATGAGGCGGCGGCTCAGGAGACCGGTGC
- a CDS encoding 16S rRNA (guanine(527)-N(7))-methyltransferase RsmG produces the protein MRVSRETLSSEWNPWKRLTREQQEQLSCYARLLEALNRRHNLVSRETLAELPRRHLLHCLALTWRPFPPGSIVVDWGTGGGLPAIPLAIAFPEITVHAVDAVQKKVLAVRTMARRLGLTNLQSHHARAEQWKGETHYSVARATAPLATLWTWHRRVARPLVTPPDAWPPGLLTLKGGDLSEELAALEQLEPHLHVTLWPLDQLLGDPLFAAKYLIHVAPEPESPASVR, from the coding sequence ATGCGTGTTTCACGTGAAACACTATCGTCGGAGTGGAATCCCTGGAAACGGCTTACGCGGGAGCAGCAGGAGCAGCTCTCATGCTATGCACGGCTGTTGGAAGCGCTGAATCGACGGCATAACCTTGTTTCACGTGAAACGCTGGCCGAGCTGCCGCGCCGCCATCTGCTGCACTGCCTGGCCCTGACGTGGCGGCCCTTCCCTCCGGGTAGTATCGTGGTGGACTGGGGCACCGGTGGGGGACTGCCGGCCATTCCGCTGGCCATCGCCTTTCCCGAGATCACCGTGCATGCTGTAGATGCCGTACAGAAAAAGGTGCTGGCCGTGCGCACCATGGCCCGGCGATTGGGCCTGACCAATCTACAGTCGCACCATGCACGGGCCGAACAGTGGAAAGGGGAAACGCATTACAGCGTGGCGCGCGCTACGGCACCGCTCGCCACGCTCTGGACCTGGCATCGCCGGGTAGCCCGACCGCTGGTAACTCCTCCGGATGCCTGGCCGCCCGGCCTGCTGACGCTCAAAGGCGGTGACCTCTCCGAAGAACTGGCCGCGCTTGAGCAGCTGGAACCCCACCTGCACGTAACACTCTGGCCCCTGGATCAACTGCTGGGCGATCCACTCTTTGCGGCGAAATACCTGATACACGTCGCACCGGAACCGGAATCCCCCGCTTCGGTTCGCTAA
- the mnmG gene encoding tRNA uridine-5-carboxymethylaminomethyl(34) synthesis enzyme MnmG, translating into MELFLEERYDVIVVGGGHAGAEAAAAAARMGARTLLVTMSLEAIGRMSCNPAIGGIGKGHLVREIDALGGIMGRMADQTGIQFRMLNRSKGPAVWGPRAQCDRKRYAEAVRRELESIPNLWMRADTVAEVLVEGRRVKGVRTQLGKVFLAPCVILTNGTFLNGVIHVGERQLGGGRMGERAATGLTACLEQLGFESGRLKTGTPPRIDGRTIDYRQLQEQPGDSEPLPFSYMTDRLPERQLSCWLTYTTPEVHAILRTGFDRSPMFTGRIRGRGPRYCPSIEDKIERFAERDRHPIFLEPEGWDTYEVYVNGFSTSLPEEVQVAALRRIPGLERVHVLRPGYAIEYDYFPPYQIRYSLETKYVEGLFFAGQINGTTGYEEAAAQGLIAGINAVQKLRGAEPVVLRRSEAYIGVLIDDLVAKGTDEPYRMFTSRAEHRILLRQDNADLRLTELGYRLGLATRERYERMLQKREAIARTRRALEETTVRPEQVNGYLERVGTSPIDRPERLVRLALRPQVNLRELLDATGLREQVVVPAPGMEPVELLVEIELKYEGYMDRERELVEKMRELEDWRIPPDFDYEAVETISKEAREKLSKIRPENLGQASRISGVRPADIAVLMVLLRRHRRPQPV; encoded by the coding sequence ATGGAGCTTTTTCTGGAAGAGCGGTACGACGTGATTGTGGTTGGAGGCGGGCATGCCGGTGCTGAGGCGGCAGCTGCGGCGGCTCGGATGGGAGCGCGTACGCTACTTGTTACAATGAGTCTGGAAGCGATTGGTCGTATGTCATGCAATCCGGCTATTGGCGGGATTGGCAAAGGGCATCTGGTCCGGGAGATCGACGCGTTGGGTGGGATTATGGGACGCATGGCCGACCAGACGGGCATTCAGTTTCGGATGCTCAACCGTAGCAAGGGGCCGGCCGTCTGGGGACCCCGGGCGCAGTGTGACCGCAAGCGCTATGCTGAGGCGGTGCGGCGCGAGCTGGAGTCAATCCCGAACCTGTGGATGCGAGCTGATACGGTGGCTGAGGTGCTTGTTGAAGGTCGACGGGTGAAGGGGGTACGTACGCAGCTGGGCAAGGTCTTTCTGGCGCCCTGTGTGATTCTGACGAACGGCACCTTTCTGAACGGGGTGATTCACGTGGGCGAACGTCAGCTTGGAGGGGGGCGTATGGGCGAGCGGGCGGCCACCGGACTGACGGCTTGCCTGGAGCAGCTGGGTTTCGAGAGTGGTCGGCTCAAGACGGGTACGCCGCCTCGCATTGACGGTCGCACCATTGATTATCGTCAGCTGCAGGAGCAGCCGGGCGATTCAGAGCCGTTGCCTTTCTCCTACATGACAGATCGGTTGCCGGAGCGGCAGCTCAGTTGCTGGCTTACCTACACTACCCCCGAGGTGCATGCCATTTTGCGGACGGGCTTTGACCGTAGTCCCATGTTTACGGGTCGGATCAGGGGACGGGGGCCGCGCTATTGTCCATCCATTGAGGATAAGATTGAGCGCTTTGCAGAGCGCGATCGTCATCCCATCTTTCTGGAGCCGGAGGGGTGGGACACCTACGAGGTCTATGTGAATGGTTTTTCGACCAGTCTGCCTGAGGAAGTGCAGGTGGCTGCTCTGCGCAGGATTCCCGGGTTGGAGCGTGTGCACGTGTTGCGTCCGGGTTATGCGATTGAGTACGACTATTTTCCGCCCTATCAGATTCGCTACAGTCTGGAGACCAAATATGTGGAGGGGCTGTTTTTTGCCGGACAGATCAACGGCACGACGGGTTACGAGGAGGCGGCGGCGCAGGGTCTCATAGCCGGCATCAATGCGGTGCAGAAACTGCGGGGAGCAGAACCGGTGGTATTGCGTCGCTCGGAGGCTTATATCGGCGTGCTGATTGATGATCTGGTGGCGAAGGGGACGGATGAGCCTTACCGCATGTTTACGTCACGGGCTGAGCATCGGATTCTCCTCCGGCAGGACAATGCAGATCTACGGTTGACCGAGCTGGGTTATCGGTTGGGCCTGGCCACGCGCGAGCGCTACGAGCGGATGCTGCAGAAGCGGGAGGCGATTGCCCGGACGCGCCGGGCATTGGAGGAGACGACCGTGCGTCCGGAGCAGGTGAACGGCTACCTGGAGCGGGTAGGGACTTCGCCCATTGACCGTCCTGAGCGGCTGGTGCGGTTGGCGCTGCGGCCTCAGGTTAATCTGCGCGAGCTGTTGGACGCCACTGGTCTGCGGGAGCAGGTGGTTGTGCCGGCTCCGGGTATGGAGCCGGTGGAGCTTCTGGTGGAAATCGAGCTGAAGTACGAAGGATATATGGATCGGGAGCGGGAGCTGGTCGAGAAGATGCGTGAGCTGGAGGACTGGCGCATTCCTCCGGACTTTGACTACGAGGCAGTAGAGACCATCTCCAAAGAAGCCCGCGAAAAGCTCAGCAAGATTCGGCCGGAGAATCTGGGGCAGGCTTCACGAATCAGTGGGGTACGGCCGGCCGATATTGCTGTACTCATGGTGTTGTTGCGACGCCATCGCCGTCCGCAGCCGGTATGA